One Armatimonadota bacterium genomic window carries:
- a CDS encoding type II toxin-antitoxin system prevent-host-death family antitoxin: MRTVGSYEAKTHLARLLEEVQRGEGLIISKHGVPVAMLLPIPESRRQDPGRVIVALREFRKGITLKPLVLRDLIEEGRRTR; this comes from the coding sequence ATGCGAACGGTCGGATCGTATGAGGCAAAGACGCATCTCGCCAGGCTCCTGGAGGAAGTCCAGCGCGGAGAAGGCCTCATCATCAGCAAGCACGGCGTGCCTGTGGCAATGCTGCTGCCGATCCCGGAGAGTCGTCGGCAGGATCCCGGCCGTGTGATTGTCGCCCTGCGCGAGTTCCGGAAGGGGATCACCTTGAAGCCCCTCGTGCTGCGTGACCTGATCGAGGAAGGCCGCCGCACAAGATGA
- a CDS encoding 1-acyl-sn-glycerol-3-phosphate acyltransferase, with amino-acid sequence MSERMWANVWYGFWKGLLASCFWLLFGLRVEGREHEPESGPVLAVCNHVSAVDPPIAGVALHRRAWYMAKEELLRTPVLGPLLRSVGTFPVRRGEADRQSIRTALQVLGRGRVLLMFPEGTRSPDGRLLSAEPGAALLALRTGVAVLPMAVVGTHRAMPKGARLPRRTPVTVRIGPAITVPRHEGRIDRAVLDEWGRRFMAAIAALLPPDQQPRV; translated from the coding sequence GTGAGCGAACGGATGTGGGCTAACGTGTGGTACGGCTTCTGGAAGGGACTGCTGGCATCGTGCTTCTGGCTGCTCTTCGGGCTTCGGGTGGAAGGCCGTGAGCATGAGCCGGAATCGGGGCCGGTGCTGGCGGTCTGCAATCACGTCAGCGCCGTGGACCCGCCGATCGCGGGGGTGGCGCTGCACCGTCGCGCCTGGTACATGGCGAAGGAAGAGCTGCTGCGCACGCCGGTGCTGGGCCCGCTGCTGCGCTCGGTCGGTACGTTTCCCGTGCGGCGGGGCGAGGCCGACCGGCAGTCGATTCGCACCGCGCTGCAGGTCCTGGGCCGCGGCAGGGTGCTGTTGATGTTTCCCGAGGGGACGCGCAGCCCGGACGGCCGGCTGCTGTCCGCCGAGCCCGGCGCGGCGCTGCTGGCCTTGCGGACCGGCGTGGCGGTCCTGCCGATGGCCGTGGTCGGGACGCACCGTGCGATGCCCAAGGGTGCCCGCCTGCCCCGCCGCACGCCGGTTACGGTGCGCATCGGCCCGGCGATCACCGTGCCCAGGCACGAAGGCCGGATCGACCGCGCGGTGCTGGACGAGTGGGGCCGGCGGTTCATGGCGGCCATCGCCGCGCTGCTGCCGCCGGACCAACAGCCAAGGGTCTGA
- a CDS encoding type II toxin-antitoxin system VapC family toxin, which yields MKFALDTSITMSWCFEDEATPYTEAVLDRLVSTTAVVPAIWPLEVANVLLSAERRGRLTEAQSTRFVELLGALPIVMEQPSVDHILGSVLPLGRQHGLSAYDAAYLELAARLGLPLATRDERVITAAAAIGVRVLQLA from the coding sequence ATGAAGTTCGCGCTCGATACTTCCATCACGATGTCCTGGTGCTTCGAGGACGAGGCGACACCGTATACCGAAGCCGTGCTCGACCGATTGGTGAGCACCACCGCCGTCGTCCCCGCGATCTGGCCGCTAGAAGTCGCCAATGTCCTGCTGTCTGCCGAGCGGCGAGGGCGGCTGACCGAGGCCCAGAGCACACGCTTCGTCGAACTTCTGGGCGCCCTCCCAATCGTCATGGAGCAGCCCTCCGTAGACCACATCCTCGGCTCGGTCCTCCCCCTCGGCAGACAACATGGCCTTTCCGCCTACGACGCCGCCTATCTGGAACTGGCCGCCCGGCTGGGGCTGCCGCTGGCCACGCGGGATGAGAGGGTCATCACCGCGGCGGCCGCCATCGGCGTCAGGGTCCTTCAGCTCGCTTGA